Proteins from one Hemiscyllium ocellatum isolate sHemOce1 chromosome 43, sHemOce1.pat.X.cur, whole genome shotgun sequence genomic window:
- the rassf4a gene encoding ras association domain-containing protein 4a isoform X2, producing MEMKDEAQLIIEGLLNISWGLRRPIRLQMHDDNERMCFSGSKLLRSGLQTGLYKKGTPQTLANTSSAEPEKESTTNNDLPQSMSSSSSVVESETNNSEEEVPQLMRTKSDASSLIQRRSKCRTLCENQRIKRHRFSINGHFYNHKTSVFTPAYGSVTNVRVNNSMNTSEVLNLLLNKFRVENTADEFALYVVHESGERTKLKDSEYPLISRILHGPCEKIARIFLMEKDLGEEVTYDVAQYIKFEMPVLDSFVEKLKEEEEREINKLTIKYSALKSMIHQQLEDLIETEDYI from the exons GATGAAGCACAGCTGATCATTGAGGGCCTTTTGAACATATCCTGGGGACTAAGAAGACCAATAAGACTTCAGATGCACGATGATAATGAACGTATGTGTTTCTCGGGCTCCAAACTGCTACGATCAGGACTACAGACCGGCTTGTACAA GAAAGGAACACCGCAGACCTTGGCAAACACCAGCTCAGCCGAACCTGAAAAAGAATCGACCACTAACAATGATCTGCCACAAAGtatgagcagcagcagcagcgttGTTG AGTCTGAGACCAACAATTCTGAAGAGGAAGTTCCTCAGCTCATGAGAACAAAAAGTGATGCCAGCTCTTTGATACAGCGCAGATCAAAATGTCGCACGCTGTGCGAAAATCAACGCATTAAACGGCACAGGTTCTCCATCAATGGACATTTTTACAATCACAAG ACATCTGTGTTTACACCAGCTTATGGATCTGTAACCAATGTCCGAGTAAATAATAGCATGAACACTTCAGAAGTCCTGAATTTATTGCTCAACAAATTTAGG GTGGAAAACACTGCAGATGAATTTGCTCTGTATGTTGTCCATGAAAGTGGAG AAAGAACCAAATTAAAAGATTCAGAATACCCACTCATATCACGGATCTTACATGGCCCTTGTGAAAAGATAGCACGAATATTCCTGATGGAGAAGGATCTTGGGGAAGAGGTCACCTACGAT gtTGCTCAGTATATTAAGTTTGAAATGCCAGTCCTTGATAGTTTTGTTGAAAAACTGAAGGAAGAGGAAGAAAGGGAGATTAATAAACTAACTATAAA